Genomic DNA from Coffea arabica cultivar ET-39 chromosome 7e, Coffea Arabica ET-39 HiFi, whole genome shotgun sequence:
GAATTTTAGCTTCTCACACTTCAAATCTCCTTGCAGTCCCTCGAAATTTTTAGATTGCTATAGGAACTTGAACGTGGAGAAAAAGGTATTGGAGATGGAACTGTGAGCTATGGAATGGAGATATTTACATGCGTTCTTGGACTGGCATATGGTCCTCACAATGAAGACAGAGGACACAAAAAAGAGCATGCACCTTTTTTGTCCATTAACGCAAACTACTGTAACACCAATCCTGAAGAACAAATAGCTGACACGCCCTAGTACTGCAATTGCTGACAAGCACATGGGTTCTATAGCATTTGTGACTAGTTCTTTGAGATAATTTCAGAGAGCTCCCCTAacgttttatttatttttttacttagctcccctaaggtttgaaaaattacacttacctcccttgatttgatagttttagtaacaaaatcttaaaataaattgattcggtcaaatttttaaatgaataccctAAAATGACCTGcagtaatgagttttaattttatGTCTATACctactagtagtagtagtaagtatttgataaacaacaataatattaataataatttatcattatgataggatacttttgatggtatttaTTATAGATtaaatttataagatagaaaagaagatgttcaaataattcatttaaagtttatgaattttttgagtagtgggattttgaaaaatttagatGTGATTTTGgaccatttattttttatttattgttaattttgagACAAAAAATAAAGATCAACAAAAACATTGGATTACTAGATGTGACATTTGGTTACATTAAAAAATAGAGGTAATAGTGGTGATTGTACAGTTTTATTggtaaaaaattaagaaaaggaataaaaagaaaaaaataattttaaatggCATTCTAAATATAACAAGgaaatttcataaaaatatttaagggtagtATTAAATGAtaagggaggtatgtgtaatttttaaaagctCGAGGGAGCTAAATGAAATTGTTTCtaaaaaacctcaagggaggtttctgaaattatccctagttCTTTTAGATGGCCAATAAAAAAGTCTCTGTAAAGTTAACTTCTCCGTATGTTTCCACtatttgcattttttgttcTGTGTCGTGTCCTCTGACGAGGGCCATAAATTGCGGAAATACATGTGCTATAAAGCATTCCAATTGCATGTCAAATATATCTCATGAAACGACAAAGTGAAAATTGTGGTGGAAGTTCTCTAAAAACTCCAATGTAGATCAGCGCATTTCCCACTGTTTCTTCACATTTAAGCAGTGCAATTCTCTATAAAAAGAACTGGCCTCTGCAATTCTCTTTTGAAAAACGAACGAAGAGGATAGAAGACAGAACGTCAAGACGAAGTGGCGACCTTTTCTTAATTAACGTGGTAGCTGTGTGCACCTCGCCGTGTGGCAACCGGAAACTACGTGCGTGCCACTGGAAGCGAGGTAAATTGTAGACGAATGTTTTCAGTTATAAAATTGCAATCTAAATTCAATATCTTGCCATTATTTAGATCTTTTGTATGGTAGCCGTTTATATACTCTCACTTAATGCATTGTACGAGTTATTGGTGACTAATCGTTCATATTTTACCGCTTCAAAGTGATAATAAATATTTTGAGGTGTTACGAATTGAGTAACCTGGTCGGATGAGTTTTTTGATATAGTACGGACTGGACTTCGTTAGGCTTGGATTGTTGTTTTATAACCTCTCACTTAatgcatttatacatttatattaatatacataatattaattatacatttatacatatgaTTTACATTTATAGATATGTCTCGACATAGGATTCAGAAAGCCTATTAAAGGAAGTAAATTTTTACTTTTAAGCATGCAGATACACAGGTTGTAATGTGTTGTTCTAGCTTGAGTGTCTTtgaaaacaataaataaataaataacattttttttaggtgacgtatatgaaataaaaaataattaaaacttatatttatgatataagtaaataaaattgtGTAAATAATCTATTTACTCAAAATGCATTGTTTGTCTTTTTAGttgaatgaattgaaaaagTAACAGATATTTATAGGAATACATTCATATAATAacatttatttataatttatacatttatttatagTAATAGATAATATAATacaattataatatatttataagagttttatataagtaaataaatatatttattcataaatatttataattgtattataaatgcataaatgtatatttatataaaaatatataaattataaatcacaaatatattaatttatacatttatataatattcatttataattatatgtatttataataatatacatttatacatttataaatatattagtattaaAAGTTATATTGCCAAATACGTGCTATAAAGTCATATTGCATAGTATTCTATTTAAAAGTCATATTGCTAATTTATACTCCATAAAGCTACTTTACGTAATTGGTTTGAGAGGATGATGAAGTCTCTAATGGGACATGTCTGACCAATTACATACTTAATTTATGTCTAATGGGACATGTCTAGATTCCCGACATTTAATTTATGTCCAATACGCAAGTGGTATTAACACATTTATGGAATTGGTTATACTCATACAAAACATGCTTATATAAACATATATACAGCTATATACATCCCTTATCATGGCCTGGAACAACCGCCGTGGTGCTAGAGGACGCAATGCGGACCGCATGAGGCAAGATGAGGAAGATGAGGCCTTACTTCTTATGAGTGCATCGTTAATGTTAATGCATCCGTCACTTGCACACGTGGATAATAATCAACCACTTCCGCAACATGATGGTTCATTCACAGATAGGCAGTGGGTGGAACGCGTACTCTACGGTCATCATAGACGCTCAATAGACAACATGCGTATCACGACTGATAATTTCTTGCTACTGTCCAATATCCTTGTCGAGAGACAGTACGTTCCACACAATTACCAACAGCGCGTGCCCATACAGGAGGCGCTTGCTATGACTTTAATGTTGGTCAGCCACAAGCATACGCACCGTGTGTTGGGGACTATTTTTGATCGATCCATCGAGACGATTAATCGAAATATAAAAAAGGTGCTCCGAGGCCTGTGTCTATTTGCAGCTGAAATAATACGACCGGGTGACCAGACTGCAGTTCATCCACGAATTGCAAACTCAACTAATTTTTATCCGTGGTTCAAGGTAATGTGGAAAGAATACTGATTTTTGGCGACTCTGTAGTACGACGATTCTATAAAGttgattatatattttttacacaTATTAGGATGCCGTGGGAGCGATGGATGGCACCCACATCTCAGCTTGTCCTCCGACAGGCGAGCAAATGGCATATACAAATCGGCACGGGTGGCAATCACAGAATGTTCTGGCAGTTTGTGACCATGACATGCGCTTCATCTATGTGTATGCTGGATGGGAGGGAAGTGCACACGATGCGCGAGTGTTGGAGTCAGCATTAGCATATCCGTCCGATTTTCCACTGCCGCAACCTGGTAAGTGATGGGTCCAATATTTCAAGTCAAGCATGTGCTATGCTTTATTTCCACAACTCCTATTTTTTATCGCGTTTATTAATTAGAATAACTTTGTCAAATAGGCCAGTACTACTTAGTTGATGCGGCATACAGGAATGCTCCTGGTTTCATGCCTCCGTATAAGAACGTGGGGTCCGAATCTCCGTCAAAGACCTTGTTCAATACTCGACATTCGCAACTGCGCAATGTCATTGAGCGCACATTCGGTGTGCTTAAGAAAAGATTCAAATGGTTAAAGGGTCCGGTAGATAATTTCTATATGAGCACTCAAATCAGTATAGTCATTGCTTGTTGTGCGTTGCACAACTTTTTAAGGATGCACCAACCAGAAGATGCTCATTTTCAACGGTTTGAATCACAAGACGTGCACTTAAATGAAGAGCCAGAAATAGGCGGGCTAGTACCTCAGCCGTTCGCATTAAACGTGTCTCCTGCAGAGCTGGCGGAATGGAAAGCTAAACGAGACTACATAGCGACTCAAATGTATGCAGCACGAGGGCGACGCCGCCGTTAAGTGTTCATCGCATTAAGTAGGATTGTAATTGTCCCTAAAATATATTTTCCCATGTGTAGAATGTACTTAAAATGTCCTCGATTTCCAACTTCTAAATTAATCTGTACCGTTTGGGTATTAAGTATGCAATTGGTTTAGCGTAAACGTAgtataaaatcaaaattttcgaagtcaaagtcaaaattttcgaagtcaaagtcaaagtcacATGCTTAAATTCAATAATAAGCACCTGTCCAAACGCTAATTTACACGATTTACTTGCTATCCAAACGCCTATTTCATATTTACGCGATCTTAAAAAGTAACctaaaaaatatcccaaataacttacaatccaaacaaaccctgaGGAAGTGTTTGGAAAGCATAATTGGTgggtaatttgaaattttaagaaattagCGTTTGCACTGTGTAAATAAAAGTGGTGGGGTAATTTACTGTAGAGTTCCGACATTGGATTCCTTAGGTGCAGCCTTTTGCACTAAAGTCATGCAAAAATTCATTCCTTCACGTGGCAACTGCATTTTGACGGAAACCTGCAAAAAAAATAACCGTTGGTTGAGGAGAGTAAAGGCATTTACTCCTGAACACAGCACAAAGGCTAGAAGTGCTCCTCTATTCGGGCCTCTCTTCGCCATTTTCATCTACCAACAGACGGGAAAGACAGCTGCAATCAAACCCAGCTTGCAGAGACGTCCGGCAAACAAGATCCTTGACTGAAGTTTTGAATCTATCGGACGCATTTCACCCTGCCGCGGTCGACGCTTCCAACACCCAAACGGAATTTCTTGCTCCGAGCCCATTCCACTTTCTCCCTATCTACAGCGGCAGGTACAATTCCCTCGATTTTCTGGATTTAGCTGCAATTTACATTCCATAAACCTGCGTTGATCTGTCTTTCTAGTTGTCCACAGCTTCATCAGCTGATTATCTCCCTTGGACACCTGATTTTGTGTTGGCTGTGTGCGAAGAGTAGATTTCGTTTATGGTAGATTAAAATGTACTTAGGATTAATTGAACCCGAATCTGAATGAATGGTGGAATAAAGCTGCTCTGGCCTTTCAAATTGGGAGGTTATGAGCATTAAAACTGGATTAACTGGATATATTGCAAGCAGGGAGATTTATTGTCTTTGGGCTTTTTTCTTATCATGGAAAGAAAATTTAATGGGGAAAATAAAATCTGTCCTGAATTTATTAGGAGGATAAGTCGATGTTAGAAGTTAATTTTGCTTTAGAATATGTCAATTTAAGCAGGTGAAATAATTGATGGTGGACAGAAGTAAAATATATTATGacccttaaaaaaataaatttatcacccttaaaaaaaataattgaagtaAAATATATTCTACAATTACGTAAATTAAAGATGGACAGAAGTTGTTTAATaaagttttgccaaaaaatACAAGGGATTTTCACTGCTTAATTGCATTGGCCTTTGGCaatcagttttctttttttccatggtttcttttgctttctttccAATTAAAAAGGTTTGCCTCATAACGCACAAGGATTGGACAAGTGTGATAGGAAACATAAAAGCAAAATATACCGGTCTGCTGTAAAATTTATAAAGTATTTAAAGTTAAATGTGGGTGGCGTCTGGATGCCCAAGGCAGTAATATGCAAAATATTACTGATAATGAGCCAACGAGTCCCTGGATTAATACTTTGAAGTTAGCAGCAAGTTACTTGTCCTTGGCATTGATCATGTTTATTATTGAATAATAAACTCATACTTTAACGTAGTATAAGTTGTTTAATGGGATGCTATAAAATAAGTCATAACTGAGATAGTAtatgaaggaaaagaaaaaatggtttTGAAGAAGAATTAAAATTGGACATATACTTGACAACAAAAGTTTACATGAGCAGCCCAGAGAAAAGAATCTTTACATTTTGAGTGTGACCCAGAaccaaaggaaaataaaaggactAGGATTTGTGCCTTTTCAACAAAGAAATTGTATCAGATTATACGGAATACATAATCCTGCACAGTTATAGATGCTTGAATTCATAACTTTTGGTTCTGTTGTAAGTCTCATTTGATGAGGTTAGATACATGTCAATTAGCTTATAGACTTGTCGATTAGGAGTCAATTACCTTATTATTGTGGGCTGCTAATTTCCAGAATTAACAGAAGCATGGGATTTTTTGTTGATCAATGGAACTTGAAAGCTAACATGCTGGGAATTTGTTTGGATGCAAACTCCCATTTGCTGTTTGGATGCATATTTTTTGCAATGAGTTAATAATTTTACTGTCCAGCTGCTGCCATTTCGGTTGTTCTGAGGCATTTCTCTCTTCGGTTATGACCGCTGAGAAGAGGAAGAAGCCTTCTTGCGATTGTATGTTCTTTCTACGCTGTATTAGAAAGTAATTTTCGCAGCATATTCATTGGTTAATAATACTTTTTGTTCGAATTTTGAAGCCTCACCTGTTAGCTGTACGTCCGATTGCTCTACCCGTTCGTCAACTGCATCCAACAACTACATCAAGTGCCTTGAGGTCTATTTTGAGGCAAGTGCCTTTGTTGAGTTCCTTCTGCACCTGTTTTTGCTTTCACTATTGATTGTCCAGATCTGTTTCCAAACCACTTTAATTCAATTTCTGTTATCTCAGTCCACTGCTAACTCTTTTTCCCCATCAAACTTAGCAAATGGCTTCTAGGATTCACTGGACTGATGCAATGGATGAAGCTTTCCTCACAGCCTACGTCAGTTTTCGGGAAAATGACGTTTGGGACAAGAGGAAGTCGCTAGAGACCAACTACGACATGTTGGCAGCCCATTTGGTGAGCAATCACATATTGACTGTGACTGGCCAGCAATTGCAGACCAGATTCTATCAcatcaagaagaaatgggacCTGTTCTGCAATCTGCGTGGGATTTCATCAAAAACAGAGACCGGGGTTGGGTGGAGTGAGGACAGCTACTGTTTCACTGCTGATGATGAACATTGGGCCAACTTGGAGCAGGTATGGACTTGTCGCTTCCCTGACTTCTGTTAATTGAATTTCTTTGTACTTCAGATTTGAAAGGTGACTTCAGATTCCCTATTGAACTAAAATCTGAGCACTCAATCTTGTTTAAACTGCACTTGTTATTTAATTCTCACTTGTGTCTAATCCTTGATGCCTTTTCATCCTTGATTTTCCGGTGACTTAATCAATTTTTATATGCTGACTCCACTTGTTATTCCGTCTTATTTTCAATCCTCGAAGTCTTTTGATGAGTTAATCTTGTAGCTCAGTCATTACAATTACCTTATTAGATTGAATGATGAAAAGAACCTGTAATTTGGTGCACAACTACATATTCAATTCTGAATAGAACTAGATTTGGGTTATAAAGGGTTATAAGGGGAGGTTCCTGAATAATATAAGTATTTTCCTTGTTAAAATAACTTGAATATTTAGAGTTTTCAGTAAGCGCATGAAATTttacataataaaaaaaattacagctTCAATGAATTCGGATGACAACTCGGGTTACATCCCTTTTCATGAAActcaaaagttaaacaattCATTTGTTCCATCTATAACATCCCTTTTCATAACTGCATGGGCCTATCCTCGCAAGAATTTATCCTTAGTCTCAATAATTTAACAGGCCTGCTTTAATTAAAATTTGGTGCCttttagttgctttgatgcCTTTTAGTTGAGACTAAATTTGGTGTCTTCTATTTGTTGTAAAGtacaaaggaggaaaaaaaaagagttgttTATAGGAGAAAATTTAGTACTTTAATATTTTGCTAAACATTTTTAGTCAAATTTGTAactgttatatatatatatatatatatatatatccaattCTGGATAACCTTTTCTGAAATCAAAGTCCCTGTTCAATTAATATGGTCCGTGCAGATCTTTTCCTGCAAAGGTTGTTACTTGTTGGGACCATTACCAACTGTAACTTTGAATTTTGAATGCTGAATCTTGATCAGGATTGTCCTGGTTTATTTATTGGCAGAGTAGATAATTTTAATATCTCACCTCAGCTATGATCTTCCTCAATCCTTCCAAGTTCCAGCATTCGGGCATGGCATTTGTACTTTTGTTGATTTGACAACTCACATAATTGTTTGGACATAAAAAGTGTAAAATAATTTCAAGAATTAAAAATCTTATACAAAGACACGtttgaaaaaacaaagaaaacaagaaagcaaaTTTCAGAGATGCATGGAATATTTCATTATGAGCTTATCAAAGCTTCTCGCCAAAGTCACACCAGAAGCAGCAGCACTTCTATGAACTTTAGAGAGCAATATGAAGAAATTTCTGAGCCATTCGAAACTTGAAAATGACCAATTGTATTCTATTTAGTGCCTGCACTGCTGATGTCAATTATAATGATACTAATGAATGGCCTTCTCATAAAGTGATGAGTTAGTGTCAAGCCTCTATCTGCACATCCCAAATTGATATCCAAACATCTTTGCTATTTTACTCTCGtttaaattgtttttttttttgcatagaCAGCTGCAGTGCCAACCTTTTTTTATCTAATCTTTcatgttctttcttttctcctttcttgATGTGCTTTTTTCGATGAATTTGACTTGTCGATTAGTGCATTTCCTTCAATTCGTGAAATGG
This window encodes:
- the LOC140011267 gene encoding uncharacterized protein produces the protein MAWNNRRGARGRNADRMRQDEEDEALLLMSASLMLMHPSLAHVDNNQPLPQHDGSFTDRQWVERVLYGHHRRSIDNMRITTDNFLLLSNILVERQYVPHNYQQRVPIQEALAMTLMLVSHKHTHRVLGTIFDRSIETINRNIKKVLRGLCLFAAEIIRPGDQTAVHPRIANSTNFYPWFKDAVGAMDGTHISACPPTGEQMAYTNRHGWQSQNVLAVCDHDMRFIYVYAGWEGSAHDARVLESALAYPSDFPLPQPGQYYLVDAAYRNAPGFMPPYKNVGSESPSKTLFNTRHSQLRNVIERTFGVLKKRFKWLKGPVDNFYMSTQISIVIACCALHNFLRMHQPEDAHFQRFESQDVHLNEEPEIGGLVPQPFALNVSPAELAEWKAKRDYIATQMYAARGRRRR